GGCGCCATCACGTTGGTGACCGCGTGGCCGGGAACGCGGTCGCGCCGGCCTTGTGACCCGCTCGACGCCTTGCTGCTCAACGGACCGGTGCGCGATCCGGGTGTGCTGGCGCGGGCGCGCCGGGCGCTGGCCTGGCTGTGCGCCACGCTCGACGCGCTGCACTCCCATCGAGTCGTGCACGGTGCGCTCACCCCGGCCGGGCTGCTGATGCGCGACGACGGCGCGCTCCTGCTGCGGGACCTCGGCCGGACCGATCCGGCGCCGCCCGAGTACCCCGCACCCGAACAACTCGAACGCGCCGCCGCGGGACCGTGGACGGACGTGCACCAGGTCGGAGCCATCGCCCACCACCTGCTCACCGGCCGACCCCCGAGCCCTCGCGCGCCGTTGCCCGTCCGGCGCTGGGAACCCGGCATCCCCGCCGACCTCGCCGAGGCGGTCGACGCGGCCCTGGTCGTGGAACCAGCGAAGCGGCCGAGCGCCGCGGTACTCGGGGCGCGGTTGCGCGGCCTCGCACATCCCACCCGCTGAAGGAGCACGGTGCGTTCCGTCCAGCTGCCCCTCAACGGGGTGATCCACCTCGTCGCGTCCGCGGAAGACGACCACCGGCT
This portion of the Saccharothrix syringae genome encodes:
- a CDS encoding protein kinase family protein, with amino-acid sequence MEERDAAPPVAGGISNAVHGPVNGFLIQAANVYGGVHHYPQVVAPAEPATPPDRADRQRSGLEPEVDVGDTTYLVHEQPAGARPTADGGAVVRQARCSELGPRGGFGWLRRVDVRVATPLARQVRQALAAEHDLLRRLTGKVPALPEVLRFAEGPGGAITLVTAWPGTRSRRPCDPLDALLLNGPVRDPGVLARARRALAWLCATLDALHSHRVVHGALTPAGLLMRDDGALLLRDLGRTDPAPPEYPAPEQLERAAAGPWTDVHQVGAIAHHLLTGRPPSPRAPLPVRRWEPGIPADLAEAVDAALVVEPAKRPSAAVLGARLRGLAHPTR